One window of Nocardia nova SH22a genomic DNA carries:
- a CDS encoding LCP family protein, with the protein MNDETEPIPVVDPRGGNRQSRHARSHGEAPADRSGRHTAATPPWDRRIAAGAEQRGSEPIRRRPQAAADTPEGPRRRDRPASAEPRADRDTTSQASEGTRRRRAERTAEPAAVAAEDGTPPPNRRARRARTAPPARPARANRAARIGGRLLAAATAVVVVSGTGFAYYTERSVDQGFTRSNAISEADAAALDGDLNILLIGLDTRKDQNGNDLPKDILDQLHAGDGSEGGYNANSLILVHIPKDLKKITAFSIPRDDYVPVSGIPGYDHAKIKEAYGLKKASVEQKLENQGVKDKVELERQGREAGRESIVATVKQLTGVPINRFAEISLVGFYHLANILGGVDVCLNHAVDDEYYSGAVFPAGHQHLDAANALSFVRQRHGLDNGDLDRTHRQQAFLTSAAKELKDSGTLTNIGKLQELINAAQQDVVLSQGWNLLDFAQTMGRAGSIPIEFQTLPVKGYDTVDGQDVNVIDSSAIKKAVRTAFGVAEPQPSAPTTTPTSTVDVVNAGGANGMAAKVSAALVDKGFHEGDVGNATYNDGSSSVVYFGTGADTDATQAADMLGGLPTASSKTLDPGHVKIVIGSDFSMPDSLGSTDSTSETSTTDATTGSTTSSSGATATATTDRPDSGKPVTTSIGSDIPCVN; encoded by the coding sequence ATGAACGACGAAACCGAACCGATCCCGGTGGTGGATCCCCGCGGCGGCAACCGGCAGTCGCGGCACGCGCGATCCCACGGCGAGGCACCGGCGGATCGGTCCGGCCGCCACACCGCCGCGACCCCGCCCTGGGACCGCCGCATCGCCGCCGGGGCCGAACAGCGTGGCAGCGAACCGATCCGGCGCCGCCCTCAGGCCGCCGCCGACACTCCCGAAGGTCCCCGGCGGCGCGACCGGCCCGCGAGCGCGGAGCCCCGCGCGGACCGCGACACCACTTCGCAAGCCTCCGAAGGCACCCGCCGCCGTCGCGCCGAGCGCACCGCGGAGCCCGCGGCCGTCGCGGCCGAGGACGGCACCCCGCCCCCCAACCGGCGCGCCCGCCGCGCCCGCACCGCACCGCCCGCCCGGCCCGCACGCGCCAATCGGGCGGCGCGGATCGGCGGGCGGCTGCTCGCCGCGGCGACCGCCGTGGTCGTGGTCAGCGGCACCGGTTTCGCCTACTACACCGAACGCAGTGTCGATCAGGGCTTCACCCGCTCCAACGCGATCAGCGAGGCCGATGCCGCCGCTCTCGACGGCGACCTCAACATCCTGCTGATCGGCCTGGACACCCGCAAGGACCAGAACGGCAACGACCTGCCCAAGGACATCCTCGACCAGCTGCACGCCGGAGACGGCAGCGAGGGCGGCTACAACGCCAATTCCCTGATCCTGGTGCACATTCCGAAGGATCTGAAGAAGATCACCGCCTTCTCCATCCCGCGTGACGACTACGTCCCGGTCTCGGGGATCCCCGGCTACGACCACGCCAAGATCAAGGAGGCCTACGGGCTGAAGAAGGCGTCGGTGGAACAGAAGCTCGAGAACCAGGGCGTCAAGGACAAGGTCGAACTCGAACGCCAGGGCCGCGAAGCCGGGCGCGAATCGATCGTGGCCACGGTCAAACAGCTCACCGGCGTGCCGATCAACCGGTTCGCCGAGATCTCCCTGGTCGGCTTCTACCACCTGGCCAACATCCTCGGCGGCGTCGACGTGTGCCTCAATCACGCCGTCGACGACGAGTACTACTCGGGCGCGGTGTTTCCCGCTGGCCACCAGCATCTCGACGCCGCCAACGCGTTGTCGTTCGTGCGCCAGCGGCACGGACTGGACAACGGCGACCTCGACCGCACCCACCGGCAGCAGGCCTTCCTCACCTCGGCCGCCAAGGAACTCAAGGATTCGGGCACCCTCACCAACATCGGCAAACTGCAGGAACTGATCAACGCCGCCCAGCAGGACGTCGTGTTGTCGCAGGGCTGGAACCTGCTCGACTTCGCCCAGACCATGGGCCGGGCCGGATCCATCCCGATCGAATTCCAGACCCTGCCGGTCAAGGGCTACGACACCGTCGACGGCCAGGACGTCAACGTCATCGACTCCAGCGCGATCAAGAAGGCCGTGCGCACCGCCTTCGGTGTCGCCGAACCACAACCCAGCGCACCCACCACCACCCCGACCAGCACCGTCGACGTCGTCAACGCCGGCGGCGCCAACGGGATGGCCGCCAAGGTGTCGGCGGCGCTGGTGGACAAGGGATTCCACGAGGGCGATGTCGGCAACGCCACCTACAACGACGGCTCGAGCTCGGTGGTCTACTTCGGAACCGGCGCCGACACCGACGCCACCCAGGCCGCCGACATGCTCGGCGGCCTGCCCACCGCGTCCTCCAAAACCCTCGACCCCGGACACGTGAAGATCGTGATCGGCAGCGATTTCAGCATGCCCGACAGCTTGGGCTCCACCGATTCCACCTCGGAGACCTCGACCACCGACGCCACCACCGGATCGACCACCAGCAGCTCCGGCGCCACGGCGACCGCCACCACCGACCGCCCCGACTCCGGTAAACCCGTCACCACCAGCATCGGTTCCGACATCCCCTGTGTGAACTGA